Proteins encoded by one window of Streptomyces uncialis:
- a CDS encoding MarR family winged helix-turn-helix transcriptional regulator, which produces MNETDRGLASEELTERLTEVFDLVGPLYRRTQRKVEQDVSVEGLSVGVRAVLNLLHEHGPMTVPQMARAQTLSRQFVQRMVNDATTRGLVEPAPNPAHKRSPLIRLAEQGRTAITAVLDRERAVLRQVGGDLTDTEVDACLRVLSRLLELMGNGDVD; this is translated from the coding sequence ATGAATGAGACAGATCGTGGCCTGGCATCCGAAGAACTCACTGAACGACTCACCGAGGTGTTCGACTTGGTGGGCCCGCTGTACCGGCGTACCCAGCGCAAGGTGGAGCAGGACGTGTCCGTCGAAGGACTGTCGGTAGGGGTGCGGGCCGTACTCAATCTGCTCCATGAACATGGCCCCATGACCGTCCCTCAGATGGCACGGGCGCAGACACTCAGCCGCCAGTTCGTCCAGCGTATGGTCAACGACGCGACCACACGAGGTCTGGTCGAACCTGCCCCCAACCCGGCCCACAAAAGGTCCCCCCTCATCCGGCTGGCCGAACAGGGTCGGACCGCTATCACCGCCGTGCTCGACCGCGAACGCGCAGTGCTGCGCCAAGTCGGCGGTGACCTCACCGACACCGAGGTCGACGCCTGCCTTCGGGTCCTCTCCCGCCTCCTCGAACTCATGGGCAACGGCGACGTCGACTGA
- a CDS encoding alpha/beta fold hydrolase produces the protein MNDLFWLDTGTGRPLVLLHGGFLDHRMWNDQIPALAARYRIIAPDARGHGRSANATEPFRHTDVLAALLRHLGTGPAILVGVSMGGSIAVDTALEHPELVSAVVVSGSGTSEPYFTDPWTTQTWTAWQSAMSAGDLDAAVEEFTLFAAGPHRTLDDLDPEVVSRLREMTRSTLSKHTPDEPDPRIPVRDTWNRAAKIDVPVLAINGTIDSPDHLGMAERLTNTVTNGHATSIDGTAHYPNMERPNVFNRALEDFLRTL, from the coding sequence ATGAATGATCTGTTCTGGCTCGATACCGGCACTGGCCGCCCCCTCGTCCTGCTGCACGGTGGCTTCCTGGACCACCGCATGTGGAATGACCAGATCCCCGCCCTCGCCGCGCGGTACCGCATTATCGCGCCCGATGCCCGAGGCCACGGCCGGTCCGCCAACGCCACCGAACCGTTCCGGCACACCGACGTCCTCGCCGCGCTGCTACGACATTTGGGCACCGGCCCCGCCATCCTGGTGGGCGTCTCCATGGGGGGAAGCATCGCGGTCGACACCGCGCTGGAGCATCCGGAACTGGTCAGTGCGGTGGTCGTCAGCGGCTCCGGGACCAGCGAACCGTACTTCACCGACCCCTGGACCACTCAAACCTGGACCGCGTGGCAGTCGGCGATGTCCGCCGGCGACCTGGACGCCGCCGTCGAGGAGTTCACACTCTTCGCCGCAGGCCCGCACCGCACCCTCGACGATCTCGACCCGGAAGTCGTCAGCCGACTGCGCGAGATGACACGCAGCACCCTGTCCAAGCACACCCCCGACGAACCCGACCCGCGCATCCCCGTCCGCGACACCTGGAACCGTGCCGCCAAGATCGACGTACCCGTGCTGGCCATCAACGGCACCATCGACTCACCCGACCACCTCGGCATGGCCGAACGCCTCACCAACACCGTCACCAACGGCCACGCGACATCGATCGACGGAACCGCCCACTACCCCAACATGGAACGCCCGAACGTCTTCAATAGGGCGCTCGAAGACTTCCTACGCACCTTGTGA